The sequence below is a genomic window from Maylandia zebra isolate NMK-2024a linkage group LG18, Mzebra_GT3a, whole genome shotgun sequence.
GACCATGTTAGTATTATTAGATTCGTTGCACGGATGTAAAGCTGTTTGAAGCAGGAAAGTTTTCTTCTGTATTGTGCAAACAAGCGAACTACAGCAGTCACACTTGCTGTAATTACACTGGACGTCTCACTGGGATTGTGGCTCATCTATTTGGAGCCGATGTTTACAAAACACTGAGACTGTAAATGTGGGATCACTTACTTCCAACTCTGCTATAAAAACTCCAGTGTGTCTGTTTAATGGACAGCCATTTCTACCTAAATGTGaacttcagtttcctgttttcagcTGACAGGAGTGCCACTCGGTGTGGTCTTCTTCTCTTGTAACGCATCTGCTTCAATGTTTGGCATGCTGTGCGTTTAGAGACACAAATCTCGATACCTTGGCGGTTACTCATATCAGTCCGTCTGGCACTAACAACCATGCTACGTttacctttcttccccattctgattctcagtttgaacttcacgGGCCTAAATTaattcctgccatgtgattggctaattaCCGGTATATATCTACATTAaagaacaggtgtacctaataaagtagcTGGTGACCttaaagtttttaaatgcaAGAAGAATGAACACCTTTATGTGACTGACCGGTGAGAAGCAGCTAAAATTAACAACAATCCGATAAATAATTAATGTTTAACACAGCCGAGGCAGCAGGTTAGAACTCCTATAAACAAAAGCACATGAATTTCTACAGCTGTTTTGACTAAAAGCTGCCTGAAGCTcgatttttattatttcaacTTTTCCCATAAAAAAAGAGATGTTTAAATAATCTGTTTAAACACATGTTCCAGAAGAGTATTTTCCCCCTGTGTTTAGCGCAGCAAAGAGCATGATTCTGCATGTGTTAAAGGAATTCTTAAGCCCATTGTTTGTTCTTTGCTATATTTAGGTATTTAACTCACTCCTCATGAGATGGGAATTTCACCAGATATTTTGCAACCCAGGAAACAACtgctatttattttcaaattattatatattatttacaTAAGAGCAAAATTGGCTCATTCAACTGTAGCACCACAACGACTGTCTGCAGATGTTCACCTGATGTTTTCCATTCTTATGTTCATGCAGTTAAAGAGACAAACTATCCTCTTAAAATCACTTCTAAGTCTCTATGAACTTCTTCTCTGGACAGAGCTTTTTAAGCACCAACGTGGCCACCAGAGAAAAGGTGGCAACCAGAGTGAGAACAGTTCGCATGGCTTTGAACCAGGCAGGGTAGCCAGGCAGAAGAGTCAGGTCGTAATGCAGTGACAGGCCCAGTCCCATTACAACAACTAGAGCTCCTTCAGCTATGTTGTCCCTGCAGAGCAACGCCAGCCAGGCCAGAAGCGACGGCACCACACTGTTACCCAAATTCATCCAGTCTGGCTGTGCGGGACTACCAGCTGGGATGGCAAACCCCCAACGGGCACCTCCCAGGAACGACACTATAGAAGCTCCGTACACCACTTGAGCATATGCCACTTCAGGGTGGAAAGATTGTGTGGCAGCCATGAGAAAAGGGGCAGAAATAAAGGGGATGAGACCAGAAAATCCCAGGTACAGAGCTGGTTTGGGAGCCTTGGCGAGGGCTCTTAAACTGAAACCCTCTTTGCTGTCACTTCTCTCTGATTTGCCTCTGGAATCCTCGTGGCAGAGATGTGATGTGTGCCAGCTCACAGGTTTGATGTTCAACAGTCTGCTGGTGGTAGATGGTCTGAATGACATAAAGACAGAGGAGGctcgagtgtgaagcagcacagtttttgtgctgtagTTTGGTAATCTGTTTATTTGCTGAAGACATCTCCATACTGGAACCTGAAACCATGCACAATCACAGAACATCATGAATATTCTGTTGGCACCTAGAGAATTATTGCATTCGTTAGTAGGCATGATATATTTATCAAATGAAAACTTTTACTATTCTTACCCCAGACAAAATACGTCTTCCAGAGACGAAGCTAATCATATTCGGCGTGGAAAAAGAATCACACTTACACAGCACATGCAATCTGAAGTTTCAGTGACGAGATACACCCTGAGCTAACGTTGGTGCAGCTAGCATTAACCTCAACCTGATGTAATACAAGGCTGTGCTAATGTAACAACCTATAAACCACAGGATTTATAGTTACCTAAACGTTATCATATAAATGTTAGTCAGAGAACGGTTTTCAGTGGCCAccgaaaacacaaaaacatataaCAAATTGTGAGAAAGTTCATATTTCATATGCTAAAGTAGAGGTCGTTTGCTTGCCGTCAGGATATCGGCGCTCGATTAAATGTCTGTCTCTTAATATTTTTAGCGGAACCAGACTGACTCTGATATCGACTGGATTGGCTGTCCTTGGCGGGGAGGTATTATGTTGCGTTCAAGGTTGCAAAATCCCACATTGTTTACTATTATCGCCGTTTTCTTTGAATatttagaaaaataacaaagaaacaTAATGTTGCATCTTTAGacatttgtatattttatttatcggAGTTTATAACAATTACATCGAAGCCGCACTGTTTAGCCTGCTGAGATGAAAAACTCGTTAGACTCCCAGTGAGTTGCATAATCACGACAGATCGTGAATGGAGCACAGTTGAGGCTGTTCGAATCCCCCTGTGCCAGCGCCAGTGGTAAGATCAccgaaaacccaaacaaacatcgATAGTCCTGCGATTAAAGCAGTTTAtatttgcaaaaaagtgcagtgTCACTGGTCTCTGCAGAGTGAGTGTATATTTGAATCAACATACATCTACGACTATCCTGTTTATTGGAAGGTATCGTAGGAAAGACTgtaagttagctcgctagcacTTAGCAAGCTAATGAATGTGTGCTGCCGCTGCTAAGGTAGCCATTTTGAAACTGTGTTGTTCCAACGAAGCAAGGTCTGTTTACCTCTATTGTATGTCCGTGACAACTGCTTAAATAGTCAGTTCTAGTTACCGCAGGCGTATTAAATCCGTGTTTACTGGACTAAACCCTCTAGCCTTGCTAATTCCTTTCAAATACCAACCAATTTTCTCGGGCTTCCCAACAGGCTAGATAGCGCTAGCTATTAGCTAACAATTCCTATGCTAACGTTAACCTGAGTTATCTCGGCAGAGTCAGCTAGCAGTGGAGTTAGGACAGATCTGACAGCgctgttgtgtgtgtggtaCTTGTTGGCCGCTTAGCGTCTTTAATTATTTCGATGAACTTTTAACTTCATAACATTCAGCTAGTCATTTAGTTGAAGTGTGTGTATGCTGTGTTAAGGTGGgtctgctgtttgtgtgtttgtgtacatgtgAGTTGAGCGCATTTAGGCGTTATGCAGGGTGTTTTCCAAAGGTAGAAGTGTTTTTGCCGCCGCCATTCATTGGAGTGTTGTTTCAGAGTGAAGGAAGTGTGTGCGCTGCACATTGTACCTCGTGCCTGTGGTAAATTCATTGATGTTGAACTGTTACGTAATAGTTCAGTGGGTGCACGCTATCAAGCCCGAATCAGTGAAACAAGGGTGCATATatattgtggggtttttgttgtttgggtTTTGAGCCATGCCTTCGTGCATGTACGAACATGGTGTTTGGGATTGTCACCTCAGTTTCGTGCCGTATTTACAGACACTATTGGGCCCATTAATATTCGCAGCAGTCTGCGCACAGGAAGATAGCGTGCATGTTATTTTTATACTGGTATAAatatttcacttaaaaaaagcCGACACTGTTTTTAAAAGAGCCAGCTTTCAGCCTGAAAGGGATCTGAGATCACAGAGtcctgattgatttttttttttttctcctctcttgcGTCTCTCAAGACGTCTTTGAGTGTCAGAAGCGTCCTTTTTTCTGGAGCTGATTTCTCTTGAATTGGAAGTTATTTGGGAGTTTATCAGTGAGGGCGGAATGTTTTTCATAGTGTGATAATGGCTGACACAAACTGAAGCTGTTTGCAGTAATGCAGCTCTAGACATACAATATCGTTTACGTTTAGCTACTCTGTCTGGGAAGTTTATTAATTCAGGAGCCTTAGAAGAAAAACAATCTTATAGTTATTTTGGGCGTAGTACTTTGCAGCATTATTGACCTATTGCTCTGTGTTTTCTAATGATTTGATCACCCCAGTTTTACAGTTAAAATTTTAGCATCTGAAATAATTAACTTCTACAGTGCaccgtttaaaaaaaacagtttgaacACAAGCTGAACAAAAGTTCATAAAGTTATATGTACTGCTGGGTTCTTATATCAATCTGTATTGTTAGGTAATTTGGACCTATTATGTTTGTTTCCACATCCATACTTTTTATTCCTGGACTCTTCCAAAgatgctttgcatgattcacaatcaaaataaaacttgtaTGACTTACACTGAGCCTCGGTGAAACCCTTGGGTCATCCTTTGTGTGAAACTGCTCTCCCTTTTAATATCACCTTCCTTTAAACTGGCGTATCTCTGATTTTCTTCACCTTGCAAACAAAGGGTTTGAACAGCAGATGGATGAGGCTTTTGTCCTGACAGCCAGAAGAACTGTGTGGCTGTGTGCCTGAGATGGCCTTGTTATGGGTTTAAAACCCGTCTATGAAAGCAAGATCAGCCTGATCTCGTTATTTGAAATGTTTGCCAAGTTTAATATGAACATCTATTATTGTAGCAATGAAAAGCATGCTAGGTCCACTTTGTGAAAGGTGTAGTTAATTTGGCAAGTAACTCTTaagtattttgtgtgtttttgaccCCCAGAGCTTTAAGGCaaacctctttttttctttcttttaaaatttattGCAGGTCCTGTGCAAATACCCGTGAaccataaagcaagaaaatctGAAATCTCCACTGAAACTTCCTGTGTGAGGGGGGAAAAGCACTttcaaaaaggaaaggaaagaccTACTTGACAATTTTTTTGGATGTTGCGGCTTTTCAACTTTCACTTTTTTCTCCTGAGGAAAAAGAGTAGTTGATCACTTGAGGATTTCTTTTTGGACATGTTTGGCTGTTGCTAAAGCCATCTCAACTTTTGAATTTTGATTTTGCATATCTATGAAACCAGAGGTCCACACTGTTCCTGCTACAGTCAAAACCTGAAATAATTTGATGGGAGTAAAATATATAATGCTAGAAACAGCATTATGATGTACCATTCAACATCTTCACCGTTTCACTAACGAGAACTTATTATGTCGGCAATGTAACGTAGGGCTTCACTGGCTTCATTGTCATGTGACTTTGAACCTTTGAGTTATTTTCTCCAAACAAAGACAGTCTTTTCACCATTTTAATGAGGTGAGCAGtggtttgcagtgacctccattGCCAATAAAAGACTGTCTCTcaattaatttttcttttctgaatGTGTTTGAGTAGGTCTTAAAATGATTCGGTAAAAGGTGAGTCAACACAAAAAACATACTGGCACACAGTGTGGCAGGACAACACCTGTCTCTCTCCACGCACCTGGTGTCAAAGTGGAACTGCTTCAAAAACCGTTGTCCATGCTTCAGTGCAGACGACTTTCACAGACTGTTTCTTTATATTAATAATAACCTGGCTCTTCCTCCCATTTGGGACAAATCACTAGTCAATCAATTTGTTTTGCCAATCAGCATCAAGTCTAATCAGGTTTCAAGTCTTACCATGAGATTATGAGCAAATGGTTCAAATAAATTGAGGAATTCAATCTATctggagaaaaaagaagaaaaaaagttgctTGGACTTGAATCAGTTGAATTCATTGCACAAGACTGGCATTAGAACTGACTGGATTCTGGTTCAAGACAGAAAATCTGTTCTGCATAGACTCCTATCTTTGGACTTCAAAAACTGCTTCCTGTTTGGCCAGTTCTCTGGATTGCCATTCCAGATCGTTCCTGCAGTTTTTTGACATATCTCCAAGTGCTTCACCCTGGACGAAGGGATCTGCCTCTGGGGAAAGGGGCTGCGCTGTCCTGGcggaggtggagaggaggttGTTGGTGTGCTGCCTCCCATCTGTCAGTGCACACACTCTGATCAGTGCCAACAGGCCTGAGGAGGAACCGAGCCCAGCCGGACCGAGAGAGGAGGCAGAGGACTTCAGAGCCACAGACTCTGGGGTAATGTCAAAGTTTCACCCAGCCGATGAGGACAAACATGCATGAGCGTGATGTTAACTAGtgtagtgtgtttgttttatttgaattaattatttatttgaattaaaacaTGCCAAGCacttatatatttaatataatatcTATATTATTCTGCACAAGATGTTTACATCCATGTTTTCAGCTGAGAATAAGACTCCTTGGCTTCTCTTGTGGAAAAACTTTAAGCAGTTAACTTTAGATAACTGATGCTAGACAAAACACATGAAAGGGATGACATGCAATCAAAGAGAAATGGGATTTAATTCTACATCAGAGAGTCGTGTTTCTGTGCTTTCAGTTGcacactgaatttaaaaaaaaatcttttggtAGATCCTGGCCATGAGGTTTGATGCCTCGATCCACTGACCGGAAACACTGGACCTAAATGGCGCAGCATGACTTTGTCCCTGCCTGGCTTAACTTCTCCACACCCCAGCCTGCCAAGGTAGGTGTACGTATCGGTGTGTGTTTGTACTTTATGCGCTcacaacagaaaagaaagagagagacggaGATTCCAAGTGTATCTCTCACTGATGCTCAAACACCTTTAACAGTGTTTGTGCACCTGAGTAtgagagtgcatgtgtgtgcactcAGCAATGAAATGTGCTTAGGGACAGAAAGTGTAGTCAGAACATGGTTCAGTAGAGGGTCATCAAAACCTTTTCAACTTCAAGTAACCACTAAAGGTACCACATTAGGTTTTAAAGAGGACCTATTATCCTAACATTTCCCTCTATATATGTATAGAAATTTTCTTCAGCATGTTGTCTTTAATCCAACTTTAATCTGTCTTTAATCcaactcttctttttttttttttttcctgattggctgcctcttGCACACCTGAGTTCAGAACAATAGGTTTTTGGGGCTTCAGTGATCATAGCCAGAGCTGTGGCCCTAAGATGACTGTATTAAACGGGGACTCTGCTCTGTTGAAGATTCAGGCAGTTTTATTCAAAGTCCTCTCGAAGTCTGCCCGAAAGGTGCACGTGCAGTTGGTGCATTGTagcgtagtgtagcagtggatGTCTGTGCCGAGCCTCACACTCACTGTCTGATGATAAAAATAAGTTCACTCAAAGCCAGTAGGACTGTTGCATACCTGTGGATGTGGAAATGATAAAACCATTATGACCACGAGGGGTGACTGCTGTCATTGACATCAATCCAGAGTCAGTCAGTAAAGAGTTAATAGAAAACTCCGAAACCTATGTTCTTGATTCACAGGTGTTGCTCCTACATTCACTgatctcattttattttaaacttttgccATGTTTGATGTTTAATGTCCTGGTGAGGAGTCAGATTCCTGGAGGGACTGGTTCTAGGTCTTCAGAATAGCAACACATGCTGCTTGAGTGAAATTTGTGATGACCAAATGTGTTTTGTTACCACTCTATTCTTCAgcctgtcattttttttttttttttttttttttttgtaggctGATTAAATTTTTACCCCTGAATTTTGCTGACTGGCATATAAGGCCACTTTAAATCCCTTTTCGGGTCAACATTGATGCCTAGTCAGCTGTCTAACAGTTATGTTAGATGTGTAAATAGAAGTAGCCCGTGTCATATCTCACATTAAGTAATATGTGATGTGGTCTCtcgtagagctgggcgatatatcgagtttttaaaacatatcgatatttttttatacgagatataagatgtgacaatatcctttatatcgatatagtctatgttacgttataattatagttgtggagccgcaagtttgcctctctttcgtccacttttgtctctacgcaacgttactccgcctcgccttcactgaagacaactccccctcctaccccatcgcttcacgtgcaggcagcgacaagacggacacggcaaatctccgttaacgagttactgcgcatcgccccatgcgtggggctggacggcgtcaacgtgctaacgagctaaacatgctaacgagctaacagcgctaaccctaaaatcctttcattctctcaaaagttgacagcgcgccttatgtatgaattctggttgtgcttgatggccgcgaaccgattttatgtggtacacggcgctcagcaatctgtcacaaatgtttgagtacgactttggtaagctacggagctgcaccgcttgatagattgtcggcgcattacggctaccgaagagcttcgcggagtgatacgtactgtccatcaacgtaatattaccgtactgtgtgtgtataaggaccataaatggcacctgtaagagacgtggttatgaagcggatttcaaactccaggctatcagtcacacagtacaagttgggaacagagcagctgtgaaatctgtctgtctttgttattacgctcagcgtcttttagtttacattttgactgcacaattgtgagctctttgtttagcacaaaaacaaccttgttttcttttatttatggagcatgattatttaatgaatgctcataatttaattttgagt
It includes:
- the LOC101478278 gene encoding transmembrane protein 69 isoform X2, producing MCCVPVWRCLQQINRLPNYSTKTVLLHTRASSVFMSFRPSTTSRLLNIKPVSWHTSHLCHEDSRGKSERSDSKEGFSLRALAKAPKPALYLGFSGLIPFISAPFLMAATQSFHPEVAYAQVVYGASIVSFLGGARWGFAIPAGSPAQPDWMNLGNSVVPSLLAWLALLCRDNIAEGALVVVMGLGLSLHYDLTLLPGYPAWFKAMRTVLTLVATFSLVATLVLKKLCPEKKFIET
- the LOC101478278 gene encoding transmembrane protein 69 isoform X1, producing MISFVSGRRILSGVPVWRCLQQINRLPNYSTKTVLLHTRASSVFMSFRPSTTSRLLNIKPVSWHTSHLCHEDSRGKSERSDSKEGFSLRALAKAPKPALYLGFSGLIPFISAPFLMAATQSFHPEVAYAQVVYGASIVSFLGGARWGFAIPAGSPAQPDWMNLGNSVVPSLLAWLALLCRDNIAEGALVVVMGLGLSLHYDLTLLPGYPAWFKAMRTVLTLVATFSLVATLVLKKLCPEKKFIET